A single genomic interval of Juglans regia cultivar Chandler chromosome 1, Walnut 2.0, whole genome shotgun sequence harbors:
- the LOC108998614 gene encoding ethylene-responsive transcription factor ERF027-like: MANNPANVRQDDPQPQVAVPSLSIQVPEPSFPANVRQEETTPRLSVPSPATFEDPSRRPVPSPGGSPGQQASGGSPKYRGVRSRSGKWVSEIREPRKTTRIWLGTYPSPEMAAAAYDVAALALKGPDASLNFPNSILSYPIPASTSGSDIQAAAARAAEAIARKPETSESTGGKQETKPSENKDTTISSSSTQVGEEYIDEEALLNMPNLLVDMAEGMLVSPPRIESKSSDDSDGEDLWSYS, translated from the coding sequence ATGGCCAATAATCCTGCTAACGTGCGCCAAGATGACCCACAGCCCCAAGTTGCGGTGCCCAGCCTCTCCATACAAGTTCCTGAACCTTCTTTCCCAGCTAATGTGCGCCAGGAGGAGACTACGCCACGTCTTTCTGTTCCCAGCCCCGCAACCTTTGAAGACCCGTCTCGTAGGCCCGTACCATCTCCAGGCGGATCACCGGGTCAACAGGCCTCCGGTGGGAGCCCGAAGTATAGGGGAGTGCGGAGCCGGAGCGGGAAATGGGTGTCCGAAATACGGGAGCCACGTAAGACTACGCGCATTTGGCTCGGTACGTACCCGTCTCCGGAGATGGCGGCCGCCGCCTACGACGTGGCCGCTCTGGCCTTGAAAGGCCCCGATGCCTCTCTTAACTTCCCGAATTCTATCCTTTCGTACCCTATACCAGCTTCGACATCGGGGAGCGATATTCAAGCCGCGGCGGCCAGAGCGGCGGAGGCTATAGCACGGAAGCCGGAGACGTCGGAGAGTACTGGAGGAAAACAGGAAACGAAGCCCTCGGAAAATAAGGACACGACGATCAGCAGTAGCAGTACTCAGGTGGGCGAGGAGTATATCGACGAGGAAGCGCTCCTGAACATGCCGAACTTGCTGGTGGACATGGCGGAGGGAATGCTCGTGAGCCCGCCGAGGATTGAGTCGAAGTCTTCGGACGACTCAGATGGAGAAGATTTATGGAGTTATTCCTAA